The Musa acuminata AAA Group cultivar baxijiao chromosome BXJ2-5, Cavendish_Baxijiao_AAA, whole genome shotgun sequence genomic interval GCAGGCGTAGCGCCGCACACGTGCCAAGGCACGGACACGCGTGTGGGTCGAGGGGGATCTTTGGGAGGGGAGGGCGCCCAAGTGGGCCCCACCCACCCCCACCATGTGAGCGTCTCTGACGCACACAGGCATCCTCGCCCCTCCGCTTTAAATCCAACTCGTCCCCTTCCCTTCCCCCGTAAGCCGATCCGGGAAAAGGGAAACGGGAAACGGGACAGTGTTAGGCTCGTACTGCCGTAAAAAGAACTGTAACCTCCGTGCGTGATGATGAAACCCCGTCGTCACGCCCAAAGCCCATCGGTAACATAAAAGCTGAAGCTGCTGCTGATGCGGATGATGATCCAGGAGAGGAAACAAGCCAAGCTCGTGACTGTGCTCAAAGCCAATTCAACCAGCTTCCTCCCACTCTTGTTCTTCCTAGGGCTTTTGTGACCGTGAAAACCACATCACGTCATCGTGGTGCGTGAGCTCCTGTCGCAGTATACGGTGGGAAATATATTGCTCACCATCTTAGTGAAAGTTGGTAACAAGGACAACAAAAgaccagccataacgacgacaagagagagagagagagagagagagaagaggggttCGAGGGGTCTGACCAGTGGAACACCATATGATGGCCTAGGGAAAAGGAAGATGGACATATAGCAGTGGGGTGGATgtggccgagagagagagagagagggagagagagagagagagagagagaataaaaaagGACTGATCTATTTGAGCAGATCTAGGAGCTACCTATCCTCTCACGAATCTCTCCTCTGTGATAAAAAAGCAGGGAAGCACGGGAGAGAAGTCGAGAGAGCAAGCTATGCAGGGCGCAGTAGCAGCAGACGATGGCGTCCCAGCGGAATTGGGGTGGGTAGGATTAGGAAGGTTGTCGTCGTCGATGCAAATGGGGTCAACCAGTGGCTAGAAGCTGCGACCATTTGAACCACaagcgagaggaggaggaggaggcgagagaaagaaagaaagaaagcgtCTTTATATTTAGTGAAGAGTAAGTGTGCGAGTACCACTAATTTTAAAGAGGGCAAGGGCTCTCCTTTTCTGCCTGCACTTTTCTTGTTTTTTGATGTCTTTTAATGGCAGCTCCACAGAGTTAGCATCAACTTTTAATGCACACTCTCTCTGGTTCTTGTTCCTTTGTAGTAGTATTGCTATAAGAGGCGAAGCGCAGGAGGagccgaggaggaggaagacgaggaagaggaggaggaggaggagtactcCTTTCAATTTACTTCACTCATGGACGCCTACGAGGCGACGAGGATAGTGTTCTCCAGGATCCAGAACCTGGACCCCAACAACGCTGCCAAGATCATGGGCCTGCTCCTGCTGCAGGAACACGGCGAGAAGGAGATGATTCGCTTGGCCTTCGGCCCCGAGACCCAACTTCATTCCGTGGTCTTGAAGGCTAGGAAGGAGATCGGCCTCGTCTCCGTTCCGACCTCCTCTGCCCCCGGCACGCCTTCCGCCGCCGGCGCTCCTGCTTCCCCCTTCCTCCTCCGCCAAAACTCCGCCTCACGCCTGCTCTCTGGGGGCCTCCCGTCGCCGCTCGCCGTCTCCTCCCCGTCCTCATGGGCTCCGCCTTCCGTGTTCTCCCGCTCCAACAGCGGTACCGGCCTCAATGGGTCGTTGGACGAACTCCAGAACTCTGACGACCTCATTAGCCCCAGTAACGTGAGCGTCTCGCCCTtttacggcggcggcggcggcgacctcGTCGATGAGTTCCACCTCCCCGACCAGCTCTCCTTTCTCGGGGACCCCGCCGCGGCCCTTGATTCCAGTCACTCCGTTTCTATCACCTCGAAACTCGGCGGCGACATGTTCCACCCGGACATCGAGTGCCGGAGCCCGAGCGGCAACGGCGATGGTGCCCTCTTCCCTTACGGTATGGGCTGGGGTGTCAACGGTTACCACCACCGGCGGAGCTGCTCCGCCGCTGACCTCTGCCTCGGCGACCCGGCCGCCGGGTTCGGATGGAAGCCGTGTCTCTACTTCGCGAGGGGCTACTGCAAGAACGGCACCGCGTGCAGGTTCCTCCACGGGCTCCCGGAGGAGGCTGCAGCGGCGGCCGCCGTGGTTGCTGGCACCAAGATGGATGGGGTGGTGGAGCAGCAGTTCCAGGAGCTGCTACTGAGGTCCAAGAGCCAAAGAATAGGTAGCGCTTCGCAGCTGATGGCTTCTGCGTTCCCCTACTCCCCGACGGGCTCTGTGCCTCCATCGCCGTCGTCATCCTCGAGCAAATGCCTCAGCTTCTTGCTCCAGCAGCAACAGCAGAATGAGAGCCAAAGGTACCATCTTTCTCCGGTCAAAATGCTTGCAACCTTGGCGCCTATCTCAGCGATGCGTGTTCGAATCAAGGATCTCAAATTACTGCAGGGCGGCAGCTGCGGCAGCCGCAGCAGCGCTGATGCTGGGCGGGGACGAGGCCCACAAGTTCATGGGTAGATCAAGATTAGAAAGAAGCGATTTGATGGCAAATCCCGGTTCGAGGCAGATCTACTTAACCTTCCCAGCTGACAGCACCTTCAGAGAAGAGGATGTCTCCAACTACTTCAGGTTGGTCGGTAATCCTTTCGTTAACGTATGACACAGTCGCCCTTCCTCTTCTTGGAAGTCTAATCTCTGGTTACTGATTCCTTGGTCGGTTTCGTAGCATCTACGGGCCGGTGCAAGACGTGAGGATCCCCTACCAGCAGAAGAGGATGTTCGGCTTCGTGACCTTCGTGTACCCGGAGACCGTGAAGATGATCTTGGCCAAAGGGAACCCCCACTTCGTCTGCGATTCCCGAGTTCTTGTCAAGCCTTACAAGGAGAAGGGCAAAGTCCCCGACAAGTACAGGCAATCCTCCTTCCTCAACCTTCATCACAAGTGATTTATTTTACTTGCTGTGTGGTATGGGTTTTGAGCAGTGCCAGTTAATCTTAACTATGTTCAATGGTGGACTCTCCGACCtcaggaagcagcagcagcagcagcagcacgctGAGAGGGGTGATTTCTCTGCATGCACGACTCCCACGGCCCTGGACGCCAGGGATGCCTATGACCTTCAACTGCTCGGTTGGGTCCTGATAACCAGTCCTGCTTTCTCATCGCTTGTTCTTTGTTTCGGTTAAAGGTTAGTGAAGTATTGTTCTACGGATATCATAACAGGAGCAAGGATGTTgtacagcggcggcggcggcggacagGAGCTTCTGTTGAGAAGGAAGCTAGAGGAGCAGCATCAGCAAGCAGCGGAGATGCAGCGGGCCATTGAGCTGCAAGGGAGGCGATTCATGGGCCTCCATCTTGACCTCAGCAACAGAGGCCTCTCCTCCTCAGCCCCGGCCTCCATCAACTCCCCCACCATCGCAGCCGCCCAATCTATCGGTAATGCAGATGGGAGCAGTAatgtcagcagcagcagcagcagcagccaggaAGGATCACCAGCAGAGGGTGGGTTGCTTTGCTTGTGGTCTCTCCTGAATTGGTTGAtgtttcatgtttcgatgatagATGCGCTACAGTAGATTTTGTCGCTCGTTGTACAGATAAGAAGAGCCTCAGTGCTGCTGCACCAGAAGAGAAGGTGAACAGTGGCCATGGCCTACTCCAGCAGAAGGCAGGGCAGGAGGAATCTGCTCGTGAGGCGAACCCCAATGAAGATGGTGGCTTCCAAGAAAGGTAATTTAACGTCAAGTTCTACGATGTAACACGAACATGGGAGTAGATAAAATGTGTTCTCTTTTCCTCCAAATCAAGAAACGTAAACTTGTCTCACAATTTGGCTGCAGCGCCGAGCATAACTTGCCCGATAGCCCCTTTGCTTCACCACCGACGAAATCCCCGTTCATGCCCGACTCGTTCTCCGCCGGTGAAGACATGAGCACTTGTTGCATCACAAAtaatagcagcagcagcagcaacaacagccaCCTAATTGCCTCCACACTGCTGCCCACCACTTCGTCACTGGACGTGCCCTCCTTCAGTAGTTCATGCTTCTTCCAAATGCCAAGGTATCACGGAAAAGATTGTCGTCGAACTAATTCACCAATTGCTGCCTAAAAAGGCTTATTTGATCCCGGTTTGTGGCTGTAAGCAGGTTCTCCTCGGGCCATGGAGCAGTCGGAATGTAAAGGTGAAGAAGCAGCCGAGGGGAGCGAGCGAGCCCTCACCATCAACGTAAGCCTCAGTCTCTGCCTCTCTGCCCTTTTTGTCCATCGAAAGACACCACCAGTTGCTCATGACAGCTTCTTTTCCTTTCCAACTTTTGCTTCAATGTTAGCAGGTAACACACCCAGTAAAGCAAAAGGATAGTGGAACACAGGAAAAGAGAAGTTGCAGAACGGTCCAAGGTTTATGGTTCTTTTCACTTTCTTTTTACCGAATAGTTTCCAACCTATATGACCAGCATAGGAAGAAGGCCTTCCATTGTCTCTCCCTCCCCACATCCCTTCATCCACAGTAGGCCTTCCATTGGCAAGGAACAGCTGCCAATCCATGAGTGAGCTATCAATCACCCAATAaacccatccatccatccatccattcaTCAACTACTACTACTGCTGCAGCTGCTACTGCTGATGTTGCCATTGCCACCTACTAGTACTAGCTAGCTATAGCTCCCCCTCACCACCCACCAAGATACGTAACAAATCCCCCATACCAAGTACAGACAGCAAACAACATTCACAGAAAGCTGGACTGGTTACGGTGAATGTATTGGCCAGGagaaagcaaaaagaaaagaagagctgCAGCAGAGGTGAAGGACCACTGGCTTATGAGGAGCAAAAGCAAAGACTTGGAGttgtacatgcatgcatgcatgcatgcaagtcCGCCCtggtctccctccctccctcccttctctctctctctctctatctcagaTATCCTGTCCAATggcttttactttttttttttttttgttctttgatgaTCCAGTGTAGGCGACATCAATATAGTAGACAGAGAAAGGATTCACAAAAAGTTGGAATAATTTcatcttcttttctctttcttttgtggTTCTGCTTCCTTTGTATATTATCGTCAGTTAATCACCTTAATTTCTTGTACTAGTTCAATCTAGAAAACACAATCTTATAGGAAGAGATGTGTCACAATGATGTGCTAAAATCACACCTGCCAATTTTGCATTGGTGAAATGAGTATCTACTGGTAGCATgtcatgaaagagagagagaagagagagagagagattaaaaaGAAAAGGGGGGACAGGGAAAGTAGTCTTTGTACCCATACTTTTCCTGATGGATTTGGGATTATTTCATCTCTTTTCACAGCCTATTCATTCTGCATAAGCTATCATGCCAATTGGATTATAACTCTTTAACAGAGAAGACTTGGTGGAGCTGCAAAGCCTCACACCTATCCATGACATGTATCACCAAGAATTAACAGGTGCTCTCGGTTTGACATCTAATCACATCATGAcatttttttctccctctttggaTGCAACAATTTGGGGCTAATgaaatgatttattttaataaaaaataggtTAGGAAAATGTAACcttgggagagggagagggagaggggggcATGTTTTGTCCATTTCCACATCATTAATAGACCTGAGATTGGGATGTGCAAGCTATCAGCAGAGCATATTCCCCAAAAAAATCATTGAAGCTTTTGTGTCATGTACACTAACTATCAAAGACTGGGATGTCTTAAAAATATGCCTTTGAGCATCCAAGTTTGAAAGCTTGAAAGGGACCAGTCTAATATCTTGAGGTACTTCGGAGCACCCTCACCAATCAACTTTATATTTTGGTTGACTATGACGCGATGGATAATTATTATCGACGATCAACATCTTTTATTAGATAGATTAATAGATTATGCTCGATGAGCAGAGCACGGCCTTTGTATAATGATAAGATTCCTTTGtttagactctctctctctctctctctctctctattcataGATGCCTCGTAAGTAAAATATGTTGTATCTTCTCCTCCCTCCAGCCGAGACAAACCAGCAGAGGGAAGTAAGCAAACAAAGAGGTGTTGTTGTTGCCACCATTAGTACTTACTTGTTGGTCTTCCCCAGCGGAGAAGAAGAGTGATTCCTATCCGCATGCATGTGCTCTCATGTGCTCCCTTCTTTAGACTCTTTCCTTCTCCCAACCTTCATGTAAGGGTAGAAGAAACAGTCAAACCACTGTGCTCCTACAGTCTCACATTAAGTATCCATCCGGTTACGTAATAATGTTGgtttttgtctctctctctctctctctctctctctctctcgttctcttCAGCATCTATCAATGACATCCAACCAACCTACCAAATCTGCCAACAGATATAACTATTATCAACTTGTCGGGAGAGTGAATCAGATGAGGCCGGTGAGACTCAGGCGATTCATCATTCTGGTTTCAGAACTTATCCTTAAGAATCACATGGTGGAGCCATCACACATGGAATGGCAGATCATGTTGGTACTGAATGAACCCTGCACCATGACACTGCTTCTTCGTTACGGATTTCCATTCAAAATGTTgattctttcataaatgtatttcaactgcattatatatatatatatatatatatatatatatatatatagaaaaaaatatttatttatatatgataaGAAATCATTTGGTGGCTATTAACCATAAGATCGGAGTTTCAAACCCTTATTCTAGTATCAATTTGATAAGGGATTATTTGAACGATGGACCTACCCGTACGGTTTTATGCTCCAAAAGATGTTTTTGAGAGTAAAAGAGATGTGACGGATGTATGAGCCATTGGTTCACATACTCAACTAACGTGGAACCAAGTGACATTATCAATATTAGATAAACAGatatacattaaaaaagataatattatatAATCATGATTGAAAGAGTCACTATATACTGAGTTTTAACCCATGACCTAATATCTGGCTCAAACTTATCGGTAcaatatttttgatatgatatcaaagccatattaataaaaaattaatcttgagtcaaaaataaaaaattcaaaagattaaTTCAAAATATGATTTTATTGAATAAAAATGAGAAGCATGCATGAGTGAATCACCCAGGTAGAAAATATACAAATTAAGTTTGAAGCCtcagaaataagaaaaatataatcaatccatatgaataaaaaaagataataaaaatatttatgtatatgagataaaaaaatatattaactaaAAGGATGGTTTCATATAGCTAAAGATCGAAAGAGTTAAGTTACACAAAATTACATTTGCTCACTAGCTGACACACTTTATAAATTAGCATTTACTATGCATTATTTGTTGAAAATCATAATGATATAATAGATAAAGAAGGATAAAAAAGCAAAAAGACACTTTCAGTTAACATTTTTGTTTCATTATTATATCTCTTGTTCTATTAACCCTTTTTTTATATACTTATGTAATACCCTACTCCTTATATAATAAAGAAGCAAAAAGATTAAAGtaggatattatttttttttaattttttttattattatcaatgTGAGTGCATAGAAAAATAGATAATTTTAAAAGTAAACATGCTAATTTACTAAACCAAATGATAGGATTTCGTTTGTATATAATGATCTTGACACATGAGCATAATTGTAATCTCTaactaatattaaaatataatcatacaatatatttaaaagttatacatatataaatgctaACCGGTCATTGTCCATATTTACAATAGTATAAACTTGTATGTTCTTATTTTTCGGCCCAATCGCTTGGGCAAGGTACTGGTATCTTTACTTATAAAATAGTATATAGTGAGTAATTATTCGGTAAGTG includes:
- the LOC103986212 gene encoding zinc finger CCCH domain-containing protein 53 produces the protein MDAYEATRIVFSRIQNLDPNNAAKIMGLLLLQEHGEKEMIRLAFGPETQLHSVVLKARKEIGLVSVPTSSAPGTPSAAGAPASPFLLRQNSASRLLSGGLPSPLAVSSPSSWAPPSVFSRSNSGTGLNGSLDELQNSDDLISPSNVSVSPFYGGGGGDLVDEFHLPDQLSFLGDPAAALDSSHSVSITSKLGGDMFHPDIECRSPSGNGDGALFPYGMGWGVNGYHHRRSCSAADLCLGDPAAGFGWKPCLYFARGYCKNGTACRFLHGLPEEAAAAAAVVAGTKMDGVVEQQFQELLLRSKSQRIGSASQLMASAFPYSPTGSVPPSPSSSSSKCLSFLLQQQQQNESQRAAAAAAAAALMLGGDEAHKFMGRSRLERSDLMANPGSRQIYLTFPADSTFREEDVSNYFSIYGPVQDVRIPYQQKRMFGFVTFVYPETVKMILAKGNPHFVCDSRVLVKPYKEKGKVPDKYRKQQQQQQHAERGDFSACTTPTALDARDAYDLQLLGARMLYSGGGGGQELLLRRKLEEQHQQAAEMQRAIELQGRRFMGLHLDLSNRGLSSSAPASINSPTIAAAQSIGNADGSSNVSSSSSSSQEGSPAEDKKSLSAAAPEEKVNSGHGLLQQKAGQEESAREANPNEDGGFQESAEHNLPDSPFASPPTKSPFMPDSFSAGEDMSTCCITNNSSSSSNNSHLIASTLLPTTSSLDVPSFSSSCFFQMPRFSSGHGAVGM